The Parafrankia irregularis sequence GTTGTGGGCCGCGTGCGCCCCCCACCTCGACGTGGCGGCGGTGCTCGCCGGGGCGATGTCCGTCTTCTCGGTGCAGAGCACCGTCGACGCCTACTTCGCGATGATCTGCGCCGTGGCCGGAGTGATCGGCGGCCTCGTCACCTACTGGCGTGCGGCGGACGTGGGCTGGCCGGTCGCGGTCGGCCTCGGGGCCGGCGGGGTCGCCGGCTCGCTGCTGGCGGGGGAGGTCGGGCGGCTGCGCCGCTCCGACGCCGCCCTCGACTCGCTCCCTCCCAACGCGACCGACCTCCTGCGCGACCTGGCGGACTTCCACGTGCGGGCCACCGGCCTCTACCTGGTGCTGCCCGGAGTCGCGCTGCTGGTGCTGGCGTTGGCACTCTGGGCCGGCGGGACCACCTTCGGCTGGCCACGGCGCCGCCGCTGACGGAGTCGCCGCTGACAGAGCCGCCGCTGGCGGCGCCGTGCTGACAGCGTCGCCGCAGAAGCGGGCCGGAGGGGCCGGAGCCGGATCGGGTCGGCGTGTGCGCGCCGGGTCAGTTGGAGCTCGGCGTGATCCGGTTCAGCTCGCTCGAGCCGACGGTCGTGATGCGTTCGAGCAGGCCGAGCTCGCGGCGCAGCAGGGCCCGTTCCCCGCGCAGCCGTGCCGCGGCGTCCGGCGCGGCGAGCAGTTCCTGCCGCTCGGCGATGTCGTTGGCGACCGCCGCCGCGACGAGGAAGGACAGCGCGATCGGGTCGGTCGGCAGCTCGGGCAGCTTGACCTCGACGGTGCCGCTGGCGGTGAGGCGCTCGGTGTACTCACGCAGCAGCCGGGTCACCACCGCGGCGTTGCCGGCGGCGGCGGCCTCGTCGCCGACGACGTCGTCGAGGTACTCGACATCGCCGACCAGGTAGGGGTGGCTGCTCTCGTCGACGGAGTGGACCCGGAAACGGGAACCGCCCACGGTGACCATCGAGAACCGCCCGTCCGGGAGGGCCTCCACCCGGCGGACCAGCGCGGTGCAGCCGATCTCGTAGGTCTGCGGCACCGCCGGGCCGACCTCCCGGCCGCGCCGGATGGCCACCACGCCGAAGCGGCGCGGTTCGGTCTCGGGTATTTCGAGCAGTTCGCGGACCAGGACCCGGTAGCGTTCCTCGAAGATCTGCAGTGGCATCAACAGACCTGGCAGCAGGACAGTACCGAGCGGAAACAGCGGCAGTCGCTCACTCACCGTCGCCCGCACCCCCTCACGTCGCAGCATCACCGACCCGTGAGTGGGCCCGTATGTTCCCACCCTGTCCTGTACCGGCCGCCGCGTCCATCCACCGCGGCGGGCGTCACGCGCCGCGGTGGCGGCTGATCCCCGAGAGCGGCTGATCCCCGAGAAGAGGAGGACACCCGGTGAGTGCTCGAGGCCCCGCGCAGTCGGCGTGCGGCGAACCGGAACCGGAACCGGGGAACGGGGAACGGGCTGTGCCGGAGCCCGAGCCGGAGTCGGAGCCGGAGCCGGGGCCAGAGTCGTCTGGGCCGGGGGAGCCGGGGTGGGGGGCGCCGCGCGAGCTGTTGTTCGTGCTGGCCGAGGACGCCACGGCGGCGGGCACGGCTCTGGACGTCATCGGGCGGTGGGCGCAGGTGACCGCGCGCCTGCCGCCACGCCTCGCGCTGGTGATCGTGCCCCCCGGGCGGCTGGCGGACGCCACCGCCGTTCCCGGTGTTCTGGGTGTCTTCGCCGCGGACGTCCCGGCGGAGCTGGCCGCGGCGCTGGACCCCCGGGAACGGCTCTTCGTCGACGGCTGGCTCGCCCGCGCCGTGGCGAAGCCGCCACGTCCCTTCGAAGGCCGGCCCTGGGACGAACCGACCTGACCCGTCCTCGCGCCCGCGCCAGTCGGCCCGCGCCGATCGGCCCTCGCGGCCGGAGCCACCGGGCCGGCCCGGCCCGGCGACGTGGACGTGGACGTGGGGGTTCGCCCTGGAGTCAGAACACCCGCTGCGGGGTCGACCAGACGGCGTCGGCACCGGACCGGGTCAGCAGGTACAGCCGGTTCGAGACCCGAGCCAGCACCTCCAGGTTCCCGGAGTAGTTGCTCTGGATGAGGGCGACCGAGTCCACATGGCCCAGTGACGCGCCGAAGGGCCGCGGCCCGCTCCAGATCGGTGTCGCCCGGTTGTTGTCCCGGAAGAAGTGGATCAGCCCGGTTCCGGCGGCGGGCACCACCACCTCGAAGTTGCGGGCGCCCGGGTAGAGGCTCTGGATCAGCACCGGGTTGCCGGAGACCCCCTCGGCGAAGACGCCGTTCGTCCGCCAGACGGCGGACGAGTCACGGGTGAGGTGCACCAGCCGGGTGCCGACCAGCGCGACGGCCTCCAGCAGGCCGGCGCCGCCGCCGAGCGTCCCGTGGATCAGGCTGACCGCGTCGACCCGGCCGAGGTTCGCGGCGAACAGCTTCGGCGCGCTCCAGGGGTAGCCC is a genomic window containing:
- a CDS encoding LON peptidase substrate-binding domain-containing protein gives rise to the protein MSERLPLFPLGTVLLPGLLMPLQIFEERYRVLVRELLEIPETEPRRFGVVAIRRGREVGPAVPQTYEIGCTALVRRVEALPDGRFSMVTVGGSRFRVHSVDESSHPYLVGDVEYLDDVVGDEAAAAGNAAVVTRLLREYTERLTASGTVEVKLPELPTDPIALSFLVAAAVANDIAERQELLAAPDAAARLRGERALLRRELGLLERITTVGSSELNRITPSSN